The following proteins come from a genomic window of Pocillopora verrucosa isolate sample1 chromosome 6, ASM3666991v2, whole genome shotgun sequence:
- the LOC131795520 gene encoding ryncolin-2-like yields the protein MLLRMELEDWSGKKVFAHYNMFKVDNEKNNYKITVIGYNGTSGDSLSYHNNMMFSTRDKDNDMWKTGSCSNDLTGGWWFNDCHNSDLNGQFMGNIHKAKALMEIITRLEVNIAEMQEGLKEGICPIPLPVEDFGNETDDECSLDSDFFGEIKCCSDSCQKLCVQPPQTRGCDHILYAGYDTSGVYTINPDRKTEFKVYCDLETNSGGWIVFQRRREASVSFHRNWNDYRSGLGDLRKNFWLGNDKIYRITTAN from the exons ATGTTGCTGCGAATGGAGCTGGAGGATTGGAGTGGAAAGAAAGTTTTCGCTCACTACAACATGTTCAAGGTGGACAACGAAAAGAACAACTACAAGATCACGGTCATCGGTTACAATGGTACATCCGGGGATTCGTTGAGTTACCATAACAACATGATGTTCAGCACCAGAGACAAGGATAACGACATGTGGAAGACGGGAAGCTGCTCAAATGACCTGACCGGGGGATGGTGGTTTAACGATTGTCACAACTCTGATTTGAACGGGCAGTTCATGGGGAACATACATAAAGCTAAAGCTCTTATGGAAATTATCACTAGA TTGGAAGTGAATATCGCTGAGATGCAGG aggGTTTGAAGGAAGGCATTTGCCCAATTCCTCTCCCGGTCGAAGATTTCGGAAATGAGACTGATGACGAGTGTAGTTTGGATTCAGATTTTTTTGGGGAAATAAAATGCTGTTCAGATTCTTGTCAGAAGCTGTGTGTTCAGCCTCCACAAA CGAGAGGGTGCGATCATATCCTTTATGCTGGCTACGACACTAGTGGTGTTTATACCATCAACCCTGACAGAAAAACAGAGTTTAAGGTGTATTGCGACCTAGAGACGAACAGCGGAGGATGGATCGTGTTCCAAAGGCGACGGGAGGCATCTGTCAGTTTCCATCGCAATTGGAATGACTATAGATCAGGCTTGGGAGACCTTAGAAAGAATTTCTGGCTGGGAAACGACAAAATTTATCGTATCACCACAGCAAATTAG